The Salvelinus namaycush isolate Seneca chromosome 1, SaNama_1.0, whole genome shotgun sequence genome has a window encoding:
- the LOC120052853 gene encoding receptor for retinol uptake stra6-like → MTCRSWGQYNYETFDGLYYHLPGRCTYTLLRDCEDTSQASILIQQGQLDTGPEVSLCTSDAAQPQLKATRHTVDVDNRDEVKMNQTKVVEEELYNYYDYSDWYSNNMEPTRPPKEVILPCDPTADDQLFHICIASASLVVVLILAVLKRRKTLCEGFASGSTGISSPVNFLDQTQHKALAVAVFGLVFSKLSVLVLAPDPLPFSKDTPQEIKEYMKIIAIFYWPALYYPLLACGTLHSKLGYVLGSLFSWTHFAVLVWQKIDCPKTPELYKYYSLLASLPQIGCLGFLCIKYPLLFLKGANGSEDLESSYYTDYVKLILKKKKSNISSSTASLQQFGFIKDTVKSYIYTPEKVFRFPLKLAISAFVSSIAVYQVALLLVVLVIPTLHIVRAGIDDKFPFLLEGFGIVLSEDRMEVVQIVIHYTWCLEVCYLCGLTLACSLTLIMLMRSMILHRWNLQGLYRGDIYNVYNCQKSIRPSQTGLVCWMGYIGYQAAVISLGMVLQTLVFFICFVWLVFLIIIPILYGQNLILFQVAAKAWPVWVTLILTITLQHVTARFAFIKKDAGTRDLNNRGSLFLLTYLLFLINIVVGLIAAIWRMVITALYNIIHLGRMDISLLNRAAETYDPAYCYYTHYLKVEVSQSHPVMKAFCGLALQAASAGGAGQKMRDAEEGIQLVNQEKRRDKVVNSRRVRARWQLLYTLVNNPSLLGSRKHYQLQPSDSFVNGTNRSGAAGSKKDASSKPPAAGAGAATPSAAEAGAATPSAAATDAAAAAAN, encoded by the exons ATGACGTGTCGGTCGTGGGGCCAGTATAACTACGAGACGTTTGATGGGCTGTACTATCACCTTCCTGGGAGATGTACCTACACTCTGCTGAGAGACTGTGAAGACACCAGCCAGGCCAGCATTCTCATACAG CAGGGACAACTGGACACCGGACCAGAggtctctctctgtacctcagacGCAGCACAACCTCAACTCAAAGCTACCCGACACACAGTGGA CGTGGACAACAGAGACGAGGTCAAGATGAACCAGACCAAGGTGGTAGAAGAGGAACTGTATAACTACTATGACTACTCAGACTGGTACTCCAACAATATGGAACCCACCAGACCTCCAAAAGA AGTTATTCTCCCATGTGACCCCACGGCGGACGACCAGCTGTTTCACATATGTATCGCTTCAGCATCT CTCGTTGTGGTGCTGATTCTAGCAGTCCTGAAGAGGAGAAAGACTCTATGTGAGGGTTTCGCCAGTGGATCAACTGGTATCTCAAG TCCAGTGAACTTCCTGGACCAGACGCAGCACAAAGCCCTCGCAGTAGCTGTGTTTGGGCTGGTCTTCAGCAAGCTGTCTGTATTGGTCCTGGCTCCAGATCCCCTGCCCTTCTCCAAAGACACCCCTCAGGAAATCAAAG AGTACATGAAGATCATCGCCATCTTCTACTGGCCTGCCCTGTACTACCCACTCCTGGCCTGTGGTACGCTCCACAGTAAACTGGGCTATGTGCTGGGCAGTCTATTCTCCTGGACCCACTTTGCTGTCCTCGTCTGGCAGAAGATTGACTGTCCCAAAACACCAGAG CTGTATAAGTACTATTCCCTGCTGGCCAGTCTCCCACAGATAGGCTGTCTAGGATTCCTCTGTATCAAGTACCCACTACTGTTTCTCAAAGGTGCTAATGGCTCTGAG GACCTGGAGAGCAGCTACTACACAGACTACGTGAAATTAATTCTAAAGAAGAAAAAGTCAAACATCAG cagcagcacggccag TCTCCAACAGTTTGGGTTTATAAAAGACACAGTCAAGTCCTATATCTACACACCAGAGAAAG TATTCCGGTTTCCACTAAAGCTGGCGATCTCAGCATTTGTGTCCTCCATAGCAGTTTATCAG GTGGCGCTGTTGCTGGTAGTACTGGTGATCCCCACCCTCCACATAGTCCGTGCTGGTATAGATGACAAGTTCCCCTTCCTTCTGGAGGGCTTTGGTATCGTCCTATCAGAGGACAGAATGGAGGTGGTCCAGATAGTCATTCACTATACCTGGTGTCTGGAAG tgtgttacctgtgtgggttgacctTGGCCTGTTCGCTCACCCTGATCATGCTCATGAGGTCCATGATCCTTCACAG ATGGAACCTTCAGGGCTTGTACAGAGGAGATATTTACAACGTGTATAATTGCCAGAAGAGCATCCGTCCGTCTCAGACAGGCCTAGTGTGTTGGATGGGCTACATTGGATATCAGGCTGCTGTCATCTCTTTAG GAATGGTCCTCCAGACTCTGGTCTTCTTCATCTGTTTTGTGTGGTTGGTGTTCCTCATCATCATCCCCATCTTGTATGGCCAGAACCTCATACTCTTCCAGGTCGCTGCCAAGGCCTG GCCTGTGTGGGTGACGTTGATACTGACTATTACTCTACAACACGTGACAGCCAGGTTCGCTTTCATCAAAAAGGATGCTGGGACAAGAGACTTGAACAACAG AGGCAGTCTGTTCCTGCTTACCTACCTGCTCTTCCTGATCAACATTGTGGTGGGGTTGATAGCAGCCATCTGGAGGATGGTCATCACTGCCCTCTATAACATCATCCACCTGGGGCGCATGGACATCAGCCTCCTCAACCGCGCTGCTGAAACCTACGACCCGG CTTATTGTTACTACACCCACTACCTGAAGGTAGAGGTCAGCCAATCCCACCCTGTGATGAAGGCCTTCTGTGGGCTGGCACTGCAGGCTGCCTCGGCTGGAGGCGCTGGGCAGAAGATGCGAGATGCAGAGGAAG GGATCCAGCTGGTGAATCAGGAGAAGAGACGGGACAAGGTGGTTAACAGCAGGAGGGTGCGAGCACGCTGGCAGTTACTCTACACACTGGTCAACAACCCATCTCTACTGGGGTCCAGAAAACACTACCAGCTGCAG CCCTCTGACAGCTTCGTGAATGGAACGAACCGTAGCGGCGCGGCAGGAAGCAAGAAAGACGCCAGCAGCAAACCCCCCGCTGCTGGGGCAGGCGCTGCTACACCCTCCGCTGCCGAGGCAGGCGCTGCTACACCCTCTGCTGCTGCCACcgacgctgctgctgctgctgctaactGA
- the LOC120048395 gene encoding immunoglobulin superfamily containing leucine-rich repeat protein 2-like yields the protein MSRSYAFFLSLWSSVIGVGHGCPELCDCSDKYGRHFAECSYKDLVDIPEKLPPNVTTLSLSANKISLVESGSFDNVTQVTSLWMAHNEIVTIEVGALAPLVQLRNFDVSHNKMVDFPWEDLHNLTALQLLKMNHNEMVSLPKDSFSNLKDLRSLRLNNNRFTTIAEGTFDSLISLSHLQLYNNPFTCHCKMDWLRDWILKTTVSVPEQNSIVCDSPEQLRGAVIVKLSESKCMAPNVSITPEPNVQNTTLYEGTVLILNCEIKGNPKPDVIWKIHTNRQSVEYPLSTKDKELAESNESNEDSKTADNPFEMFHNGTLVIPRLSKKDNGNYSCSATNEFGKDDDSLSIVVVVPKPPPPQPVGKVIDPPVIINGEKIPSVLQPVIKTSSNNPFKPFNIPHLEGKYNIFPTLPPIEVDTERTKQVPKYPSRATSKCTLTSETQYISNQAFNISLEDVRQYTFDFGVIALDVSETEAKVRLNPLLLPKDNTDIRLSASEGFHSVNKEPPNQSEVTKRAQVDSGLYLCVTSDHRHSAIQWSRMEDGVNTYLFQDLRPGANYSLCLTYTGEDCEVQVLFATRKRVPNLLIIIVVSICLLTVSTVPLLGATCFHLVYKYRNKTYKLIMKAKDHQHHMERNLVVNFNLRNSYAESQTQITASEMGEGEDGESESGGEREKDVEGSVVTESFTLSQYRGNLDECEMGSEFSDRLPLGAEAVNISGQYKEPHH from the coding sequence ATGTCTCGTTCCTACGCGTTCTTCCTCTCCTTATGGAGCTCTGTTATTGGAGTCGGACACGGCTGCCCTGAACTATGCGACTGCTCCGACAAATACGGACGCCACTTCGCTGAATGCTCCTACAAAGACTTGGTTGACATCCCTGAAAAGTTGCCCCCCAACGTGACCACTCTGAGTCTCTCTGCCAACAAAATATCTTTGGTGGAGTCGGGCAGCTTCGACAACGTGACCCAAGTCACGTCCTTATGGATGGCCCATAACGAGATAGTCACCATCGAAGTGGGCGCCCTGGCTCCCCTGGTCCAGCTGAGGAACTTTGATGTCAGTCACAACAAGATGGTGGACTTCCCTTGGGAGGATCTCCATAACCTCACAGCCCTGCAGCTGCTGAAGATGAACCACAATGAGATGGTCAGTCTGCCTAAAGACTCCTTCTCTAACCTCAAGGACCTGAGGTCTCTCCGCCTCAACAACAACAGGTTCACCACTATAGCGGAGGGGACTTTCGACAGCCTGATCTCCCTGTCTCATCTACAGCTCTATAACAACCCATTCACATGCCACTGTAAGATGGACTGGCTGAGGGACTGGATTCTGAAGACCACCGTATCGGTCCCAGAACAGAACTCGATTGTCTGTGACAGTCCAGAGCAGTTGAGAGGAGCGGTGATCGTGAAACTGTCTGAGTCAAAGTGCATGGCCCCTAATGTTAGCATAACGCCCGAGCCTAACGTTCAGAATACAACACTCTATGAAGGCACAGTGTTGATCCTGAACTGTGAGATCAAAGGGAACCCAAAGCCAGACGTTATCTGGAAAATCCACACAAACCGTCAAAGTGTAGAGTACCCTCTGTCCACCAAAGATAAAGAATTAGCAGAATCCAATGAATCTAACGAGGATTCTAAAACGGCAGACAATCCATTCGAAATGTTCCATAACGGCACTCTAGTCATACCGCGCCTTAGTAAAAAGGACAATGGCAACTACAGCTGTTCCGCCACCAATGAGTTTGGTAAAGATGACGATTCACTAtcaatagtagtggtagtaccaAAACCACCACCACCTCAACCTGTTGGAAAAGTCATTGACCCACCAGTTATTATTAATGGGGAGAAAATCCCCTCAGTACTTCAACCTGTGATCAAAACCTCCAGTAATAACCCTTTTAAACCATTCAATATTCCCCATTTGGAGGGAAAGTACAATATCTTCCCAACCCTTCCTCCCATTGAAGTTGACACTGAGCGTACAAAGCAAGTGCCCAAATATCCGTCCCGTGCAACTAGCAAATGTACCTTGACCAGTGAGACACAGTACATCTCTAACCAGGCGTTCAATATAAGCCTGGAAGATGTCAGGCAGTATACCTTTGACTTTGGAGTCATAGCCTTAGACGTGTCAGAGACTGAGGCTAAAGTTAGACtcaatcctctcctcctccctaaaGACAACACAGACATCCGTCTCAGCGCCTCAGAAGGGTTCCATTCCGTCAACAAAGAGCCTCCCAACCAATCAGAGGTAACCAAGAGAGCCCAGGTGGACTCAGGGCTGTATCTGTGTGTCACCTCAGACCACAGACACTCAGCCATCCAGTGGTCCAGGATGGAAGATGGCGTCAACACCTATCTGTTCCAGGACCTACGCCCCGGCGCCAACTACTCCCTCTGTCTCACCTACACAGGAGAGGACTGTGAGGTGCAGGTCCTCTTCGCCACCAGGAAGAGAGTTCCTAACCTGTTGATCATTATAGTCGTCAgtatctgtctcctcaccgtctCCACCGTGCCCCTGCTGGGGGCCACCTGCTTCCACCTGGTCTACAAATACAGGAACAAGACCTACAAGCTCATCATGAAGGCTAAAGACCACCAGCATCACATGGAGAGAAACCTAGTGGTCAACTTCAACCTGAGGAACTCGTACGCCGAGTCACAGACGCAGATCACAGCCAgcgagatgggggagggagaggacggGGAGtcggagagtgggggagagagagagaaagacgtggAGGGGAGTGTGGTGACCGAGTCGTTCACTCTGTCTCAGTACAGAGGGAATCTGGATGAGTGTGAGATGGGGTCAGAGTTCAGCGATAGGTTACCACTAGGGGCGGAGGCTGTTAATATCTCTGGGCAGTACAAAGAGCCACACCACTga